One window of Trifolium pratense cultivar HEN17-A07 linkage group LG5, ARS_RC_1.1, whole genome shotgun sequence genomic DNA carries:
- the LOC123884088 gene encoding oligouridylate-binding protein 1B-like, whose protein sequence is MQNHRLKHQQQQQQQQQQALMQQAALIQQQSLYHPGLLAPPQIEPIPSGNLPPGFDPSTCRSVYVGNVHTQVTEPLLQEVFAANGPVEGCKLFRKEKSSYGFIHYFDRRSAALAILSLNGRHLFGQPIKVNWAYASGQREDTSGHYNIFVGDLSPEVTDATLFACFSVYQSCSDARVMWDQKTGRSRGFGFVSFRSQQDAQSAINDLTGKWLGSRQIRCNWATKGAAGGMEEKQTPDNKSVVELTNGSSEDGKETSNNDAPENNPQYTTVYVGNLGSEATQLDLHRHFYALGAGVIEEVRVQRDKGFGFVRYSTHAEAALAIQMGNTQSYLCGKQIKCSWGSKPTPPGTASNPLPPPAALPLPGLSATDILAYERQLAMSKMGGVHAALMHPQAQHPLKQAAMGASQAIYDGGFQNVAAAQQMMYYQ, encoded by the exons ATGCAGAATCATAGGCTCAAGCaccagcagcagcaacaacagcaacaacaacaagctCTGATGCAACAAGCTGCTTTGATTCAACAGCAATCTCTCTATCATCCTGGTCTCTTAGCTCCACCTCAG ATTGAACCAATCCCAAGTGGAAATCTGCCTCCTGGTTTTGATCCAAGTACTTGCCGCAGTGT GTATGTGGGTAACGTCCATACACAGGTAACCGAGCCACTTCTGCAAGAAGTTTTTGCAGCCAATGGCCCAGTTGAAGGGTGTAAACTTTTTAGAAAGGAGAAG TCATCCTATGGGTTTATTCATTACTTCGACCGCAGATCTGCTGCTCTAGCCATATTATCTCTCAATGGAAGGCATCT ATTTGGACAGCCTATCAAAGTTAACTGGGCATATGCTAGTGGTCAGAGAGAGGATACATCAG GCCATTACAACATATTTGTTGGTGACCTCAGTCCTGAGGTTACTGATGCTACTCTTTTTGCATGCTTTTCTGTCTACCAAAGTTGTTC AGATGCAAGGGTTATGTGGGATCAGAAGACTGGTCGTTCAAGGGGATTTGGATTTGTTTCATTCCGTAGTCAGCAG GATGCTCAAAGTGCTATAAATGATTTGACTG GAAAGTGGCTTGGAAGCAGACAAATACGCTGCAATTGGGCAACAAAAGGTGCTGCTGGAGGCATGGAAGAGAAGCAAACCCCAGACAACAAAAGTGTGGTGGAACTAACAAATGGTTCATCTG AGGACGGTAAAGAGACATCTAACAATGATGCTCCTGAGAACAATCCTCAATATACAACTGTTTATGTGGGTAACCTTGGTTCGGAG GCAACACAGCTTGATCTCCATCGTCATTTCTATGCTCTTGGGGCTGGTGTGATAGAGGAGGTTCGTGTCCAGCGTGATAAAGGATTTGGGTTCGTGAGATATAGTACTCACGCTGAAGCAGCTCTGGCTATTCAGATGGGAAATACCCAGTCTTATCTCTGTGGCAAACAAATTAAG TGCTCCTGGGGGAGCAAGCCCACTCCACCTGGAACTGCTTCAAATCCTCTTCCCCCACCTGCTGCTCTACCTCTGCCAGGTCTATCCGCAACCGATATTTTGGCATACGAGCGGCAGCTAGCAATGAGCAAAATGGGTGGTGTTCATGCTGCTTTGATGCATCCACAAGCACAACATCCTCTTAAGCAGGCTGCAATGGGAGCAAGCCAGGCGATATATGATGGCGGGTTCCAAAATGTTGCTGCTGCACAGCAAATGATGTACTATcagtaa
- the LOC123884596 gene encoding jasmonate ZIM domain-containing protein 1-like isoform X2 has translation MSTFPNTVSDGRRVAGKAPEKFKFSQTCSLLSQFLKEKRISGDSASGLFGKMDPKASTKDLLGNMQNSDGGLRLNASTIDSLPQLVENPCIKKSNIRSTTPETPQLTLFYAGKLLVFDAFSPAKATEIMELATKLASEIPSTEENPPSAPITSEKSKESKVPQTNTALETPKQGNKTNCSDMRYPRRASLLKFLEKRKER, from the exons atgtctACTTTCCCAAATACCGTGTCAGATGGCCGGAGAGTAGCCGGAAAAGCGCCGGAGAAGTTTAAATTTTCACAGACTTGTAGTCTCTTGAGTCAATTCTTGAAGGAAAAGAGAATTTCTGGTGATTCTGCTTCTGGATTGTTTGGGAAAATGGATCCTAAAG CTAGTACAAAGGATTTGTTAGGCAATATGCAAAATTCAGATGGGGGTTTGAGACTAAATGCATCAACTATTGATTCTCTTCCTCAGCTTGTGGAAAATCCTTGCATTAAGAAGTCTAATATAAG aTCAACGACACCGGAAACACCTCAATTGACACTATTCTATGCCGGGAAATTGTTAGTATTCGATGCTTTTTCGCCTGCGAAAGCAACCGAGATCATGGAACTGGCTACCAAGTTAGCCTCTGAAATTCCAAGCACTGAAGAAAATCCACCTAGTGCACCTATCACTAGTGAAAAATCAAAGGAGTCCAAAGTTCCTCAAACAAACACTGCCTTAGAAACACCGAAACAAGGAAACAAAACCAATTGTTCag ATATGAGATATCCAAGAAGAGCTTCACTTCTTAAGTTCcttgagaaaagaaaagaaaggtaA
- the LOC123884724 gene encoding homeobox protein mls-2 → MRRGTRKEKKKEEDEVEQMLRAAQDEILLNLSINSHLSRPSPSSSSSTILNSNSNPDPDLDLDLERRFQALKTKSKEQGPLDLSARFDALKNKSNHSGNAAVTVSASETYEESDEEDEEVQIQKLIEWAKDAARLDPSPPSPSVSDNDDDDVDDGDDDEDDDDHRKSVK, encoded by the coding sequence ATGAGGAGAGGAAccagaaaagagaagaaaaaagaagaagatgaagttgaaCAAATGTTACGAGCTGCACAAGACGAAATTCTCTTAAACCTCTCCATCAATTCCCACTTATCTCGTCCAtcaccatcttcttcttcttcaacaattCTCAATTCCAATTCCAATCCCGATCCTGATTTGGATCTCGATCTTGAGCGTCGATTTCAAGCCTTAAAAACGAAATCCAAAGAACAAGGACCGTTGGATCTCTCTGCCAGATTCGATGCTCTCAAGAACAAATCTAATCATTCAGGGAACGCTGCTGTTACTGTCTCTGCATCGGAAACTTATGAAGaaagtgatgaagaagatgaagaagttcAAATTCAGAAATTGATTGAATGGGCTAAAGATGCTGCGCGTCTTGATCCTTCTCCTCCTTCTCCATCTGTTTCCGATAACGATGACGATGATGTCGACGACGGCGACGACGATGAGGACGATGATGATCACCGTAAATCAGTcaaatag
- the LOC123886726 gene encoding uncharacterized protein LOC123886726: protein MEATLENLNLGEEEVLNFELEENETEQDDVSLCLVGRFVHDRPIKFNVMKVRLAEVWRPVKGMSVKQSSHGLYLFKFFHPLDIEAVIKGGPWTFDNFTLIVERLKVGVSLYDIPLFHVNFWVQIHNVPVGMMIEKVGKGLANYIGEFLEYDKNNNTSFWRQYMRVKVRVDVRKPLKIEKKIAVNGGEGGVVKFKYEKLGLFCFVCGILGHSEDKCDVRYAMERDDGRRSWSSEIRADVRRPGGRMDSRWLHEEGRGRADTFTGSQSRGSAPNSSHSSQSHSERPSAHATERESEPGVNSVVLHDNNDIISTPSMVANRRNSVAPNEPGVTRTVDTPRLALSARSNLRESRQITPLLTEVVHPEQMETHMEKKRRRAEGITPAATDEHLNQHFLSAGPGSSQDCRDS, encoded by the coding sequence ATGGAAGCAACTCTAGAGAACCTTAATCTAGGCGAGGAGGAAGTTTTGAATTTCGAGTTGGAGGAGAATGAAACTGAACAAGATGATGTTAGCTTATGCTTAGTAGGTCGGTTTGTCCACGACCGCCCTATTAAGTTCAACGTCATGAAGGTGCGATTGGCTGAGGTATGGAGGCCGGTGAAGGGTATGTCAGTAAAGCAATCTTCACATGGTCtgtatttgttcaaattctttcATCCATTGGATATTGAAGCGGTAATCAAGGGTGGGCCTTGGACTTTTGACAACTTCACACTGATTGTTGAAAGGTTGAAGGTGGGAGTTTCCCTATATGATATTCCGCTATTTCATGTCAACTTTTGGGTGCAAATTCATAACGTTCCAGTAGGAATGATGATTGAGAAGGTAGGAAAAGGGTTGGCAAACTATATTGGAGAATTTTTGGagtatgataaaaataataatacgagcTTCTGGAGACAGTATATGAGGGTGAAGGTTCGGGTAGATGTTAGAAAACCATTAAAAATCGAGAAGAAGATTGCTGTGAATGGTGGTGAGGGAGGTGTTGTAAAATTCAAATATGAAAAACTCGGACTCTTTTGCTTTGTGTGTGGTATCCTTGGCCACTCAGAAGATAAGTGTGATGTTAGATATGCCATGGAAAGGGATGACGGGAGGCGAAGTTGGTCTAGCGAAATTAGAGCAGATGTCCGCCGTCCTGGTGGTCGTATGGACTCGCGATGGTTGCATGAGGAAGGGAGAGGTAGGGCCGATACGTTTACTGGAAGCCAGTCAAGGGGAAGTGCACCGAATTCTTCGCATTCTTCCCAGTCTCATTCAGAACGCCCAAGTGCACATGCTACAGAAAGGGAAAGTGAACCAGGGGTTAACTCTGTGGTGCTTCATGACAACAATGACATAATATCTACCCCGTCAATGGTAGCTAATAGACGAAATTCAGTTGCTCCCAATGAACCGGGTGTTACTAGGACTGTGGATACACCGCGTTTAGCCCTCTCGGCTAGATCCAATCTGAGAGAAAGTAGACAAATTACCCCATTGTTAACTGAAGTGGTTCACCCTGAGCAGATGGAAACGCATATGGAGAAAAAGCGCAGACGTGCTGAAGGCATAACTCCAGCAGCGACAGATGAGCATCTTAACCAGCATTTTTTATCGGCAGGTCCTGGCAGTTCCCAGGACTGCCGGGACTCATGA
- the LOC123884087 gene encoding protein FLUORESCENT IN BLUE LIGHT, chloroplastic: MRTMAVVVRCSCFLSPPHTSLPQFYSNNTNLNLKGKFTCLSLKVNKVVPLCKDTFDGSSKISTVLHCSNCKDDMPQRFPSLLFLASNILMFSMPCKALAETCEADNSMFNMPILLAVALIGATVGGLVARQRKGELQRLNEQLLQINAALRKQAKIESYAPSLSYAPTGGRIPDSEIIVDPKKHELISKLKSGKNFLRNQQPDRAFTEFNTALELAQSIKDPIEEKKAARGLGASLQRQGKYRDAVKYHSMVLSISEREGEDSGSTEAFGAIADCYTELGDLEKAGQYYDKYIARLEKD; encoded by the exons ATGAGAACAATGGCGGTTGTAGTACGCTGTTCCTGCTTCCTCTCTCCTCCTCACACCTCACTTCCTCAATTTTACTCCAACAACACCAACCTCAACCTTAAAG GAAAATTCACTTGTCTTTCTTTAAAAGTGAACAAGGTTGTGCCACTTTGTAAAGATACTTTTGATGGATCTTCTAAAATTTCAACTGTGCTTCACTGCTCAAACTGTAAG GATGACATGCCACAAAGATTCCCTTCGCTATTGTTTCTTGCGAGCAATATTTTGATGTTCTCTATGCCTTGTAAAGCTTTGGCCGAAACATGCGAAGCTGATAACTCTATGTTCAATATGCCTATTCTGCTAGCAGTAGCCCTCATTGGAGCCACTGTAGGAG GGTTGGTCGCAAGACAAAGGAAAGGAGAATTACAGCGGTTAAATGAGCAATTACTTCAGATCAATGCAGCTTTAAGGAAGCAAGCGAAAATTGAGTCCTATGCCCCTAGCTTGAGTTATGCTCCGACTGGTGGTAGGATACCTGATAGTGAAATTATTGTTGACCCAAAGAAGCATGAGCtaatttctaagttaaaaagtgGAAAGAACTTTCTAAGGAATCAACAGCCAGATAGAGCGTTCACAGAGTTTAATACTGCGCTTGAGCTTGCTCAGAGTATAAAGGATCCTATTGAGGAGAAAAAAGCAGCTCGTGGTCTAG GAGCTTCATTGCAAAGACAAGGAAAGTACCGGGATGCTGTTAAATACCATTCCATGGTTTTGTCCATCTCTGAAAGAGAAGGAGAAGATTCCGGTAGCACAGAAGCTTTTGGGGCAATTGCTGACTGCTACACCGAGCTCGGAGACCTTGAAAAGGCAGGGCAATACTATGACAAGTATATTGCAAGGTTGGAAAAGGACTAA
- the LOC123884596 gene encoding jasmonate ZIM domain-containing protein 1-like isoform X1: protein MSTFPNTVSDGRRVAGKAPEKFKFSQTCSLLSQFLKEKRISGDSASGLFGKMDPKASTKDLLGNMQNSDGGLRLNASTIDSLPQLVENPCIKKSNIRSTTPETPQLTLFYAGKLLVFDAFSPAKATEIMELATKLASEIPSTEENPPSAPITSEKSKESKVPQTNTALETPKQGNKTNCSDMRYPRRASLLKFLEKRKERVVARGPYQINNHKNEGSSSGSEPKDQQCSDQFDLNL from the exons atgtctACTTTCCCAAATACCGTGTCAGATGGCCGGAGAGTAGCCGGAAAAGCGCCGGAGAAGTTTAAATTTTCACAGACTTGTAGTCTCTTGAGTCAATTCTTGAAGGAAAAGAGAATTTCTGGTGATTCTGCTTCTGGATTGTTTGGGAAAATGGATCCTAAAG CTAGTACAAAGGATTTGTTAGGCAATATGCAAAATTCAGATGGGGGTTTGAGACTAAATGCATCAACTATTGATTCTCTTCCTCAGCTTGTGGAAAATCCTTGCATTAAGAAGTCTAATATAAG aTCAACGACACCGGAAACACCTCAATTGACACTATTCTATGCCGGGAAATTGTTAGTATTCGATGCTTTTTCGCCTGCGAAAGCAACCGAGATCATGGAACTGGCTACCAAGTTAGCCTCTGAAATTCCAAGCACTGAAGAAAATCCACCTAGTGCACCTATCACTAGTGAAAAATCAAAGGAGTCCAAAGTTCCTCAAACAAACACTGCCTTAGAAACACCGAAACAAGGAAACAAAACCAATTGTTCag ATATGAGATATCCAAGAAGAGCTTCACTTCTTAAGTTCcttgagaaaagaaaagaaag gGTTGTTGCTAGAGGACCTTACCAAATAAACAATCACAAAAATGAGGGCAGTAGTTCAGGAAGTGAACCTAAAGATCAACAATGTTCTGATCAATTTGACCTTAACTTATAG